GGTGCGGTTCCTACAGTATCAGTATCTATTGGGTATGATGTTCCGTGGAGACAAGTACAAATATTACTTAAAAAGGCAGCCGAAAATACTACAGGTGTCAGAAAAGATCCTCCCGCAAAAATTGTTAAACAAAATCTGAATGATTTTTACATACAATACGATGTTTTTGTTCATATTGATAAGGGACAGAATATACCGATTGTTATGTCTAACCTAAATGGGAACATCCTTGATGCCTTTAACGATGAAGGAATCCAGGTTATGTCACCGCATTTCAATAGACAGCCTGAGGGAAAAGTTATTGTCCCGAAAGATAAATGGTACCCAAATGCTTCGGAAAAAGATAAAGCGTAGAGGACAGTGGTTTGTATACATTGTAATGTGTCGAAATGGGACGTATTACACAGGATATACAAATGATTTAGGAAAAAGAATTACGGTTCATAATAGTAATAAAGGCGCAAAATATTTACGTGGGAAGGGACCAGTAACTCTGGTCTATAAAAAAGAATATGTAAATTTGAGGTGCGCACTAAAAAAAGAGAATGAGATAAAAAATTTAACGAGAAAACAAAAAGAAAAGTTAGTTGAGAAATATGCGCAAAAAAGGAAAATAAATAATTCGGGATGAGCGGGACAAGTAAAATCGAACTTATTAATCTAGAATGGAGAAAAACACCATGAAGCAATGGTATGAATCACTATTTGAGAATTACGCGCAGAAATACGATAAGGAGTGTTTTGTTCAAGGAACGCTTGGTGAATGCGATTTTATTGAACAGGAATTAAATTTCAACAAAAATATAAGAGTAATCGATGTTGGATGCGGCACAGGGAGGCATTCGATTGAGCTGTCGAAACGGGGATATCGAGTTACAGGAATTGATTTATCGGAATCTCAGCTTACCAGAGCAAAGGAGAAAGCAAAACAGCTTAATCTGAAAATAGATTTTCAGCAACTCGATGCCCGGGATCTTCCTTTTAACGGTGAATTTGATGCAGCAATCATGCTTTGCGAGGGATCATTCCCTTTGATGGAAACAGATGAAATGAATTTTGAAATACTCAAAAATGTAACTAAGGCGTTGAAAAATAACGGGAAGTTTATATTTACCACATTAAATGGACTATTCCCGCTGTATCATTCTGTCGAGAAATTTTGCGAGTCAGCTGGCGCAGAAGGCAATGCGACTTATAAAAGCAATACCTTTGATTTAATGACATTTCGCGATTACAATACTACTGCATTCGAAGACGATTCAGGAAATAAGAAAGAATTAAAGTGTAATGAGCGCTATTATGTTCCCAGTGAAATAAATTGGCTTTTAAAAACCCTTGGGTGTAAGAAAATAGATATCTTTGGAGCGAAACTGGGAGCCTACTCAAGGAAAGATAAATTAAACCCGGAAGATTTCGAAATGCTTGTCGTTGCAGAAAAATAGTCGGGTACTATTGTAGGGGCATTAAAATGAAAAAAGATACGAAAAAAAATTACATACGCACGTTTGGTTGCCCGATGGCCGAGTTA
The sequence above is a segment of the Candidatus Ancaeobacter aquaticus genome. Coding sequences within it:
- a CDS encoding GIY-YIG nuclease family protein, producing the protein MLRKKIKRRGQWFVYIVMCRNGTYYTGYTNDLGKRITVHNSNKGAKYLRGKGPVTLVYKKEYVNLRCALKKENEIKNLTRKQKEKLVEKYAQKRKINNSG
- a CDS encoding class I SAM-dependent methyltransferase; the encoded protein is MKQWYESLFENYAQKYDKECFVQGTLGECDFIEQELNFNKNIRVIDVGCGTGRHSIELSKRGYRVTGIDLSESQLTRAKEKAKQLNLKIDFQQLDARDLPFNGEFDAAIMLCEGSFPLMETDEMNFEILKNVTKALKNNGKFIFTTLNGLFPLYHSVEKFCESAGAEGNATYKSNTFDLMTFRDYNTTAFEDDSGNKKELKCNERYYVPSEINWLLKTLGCKKIDIFGAKLGAYSRKDKLNPEDFEMLVVAEK